A stretch of the Takifugu flavidus isolate HTHZ2018 chromosome 1, ASM371156v2, whole genome shotgun sequence genome encodes the following:
- the bbs5 gene encoding Bardet-Biedl syndrome 5 protein homolog: MASVLDALWEDREVRFDITAPQMKTRPGETLIDCLDSIEDTKGNNGDRGRLLVTNLRIIWHSLALPRVNLSVGYNSIINITTRTANSKLRGQTEALYILTKSNNTRFEFIFTNVVPGSPRLFTSVIAVHRAYETSKMYRDLKLRAALIQNRQLRLLPREQVYDKINGVWNLSSDQGNLGTFFITNVRIVWHANMNESFNVSIPYLQIWSIRIRDSKFGLALVIESSRQSGGYVLGFKIDPAEKLQDALKEINSLHKVYSANPIFGVEFEMEEKPKPLEELTVEQPPDDVEIEPDEQTDAFTAYFADGNKQQDREPVFSEELGLAVEKLKDGFTLQGLWEVMG; encoded by the exons ATGGCATCTGTTTTAGATGCTCTCTgggaagacagagaagtcagaTTCGACATAACAGCACC GCAAATGAAGACACGTCCAGGAGAAACACTGATAGATTGTTTGGACTCTATAGAAGACACGAAAGGAAACAACGGAGACCGAG GTCGACTTTTGGTAACAAACCTGAGAATCATTTGGCATTCTTTGGCCTTACCAAGAGTGAACTTAT CTGTTGGTTACAACTCCATCATTAACATCACAACAAGAACAGCAAACTCA AAACTCAGAGGACAAACTGAAGCGCTCTACATCTTAACAAAATCCAACAACACCAGATTTGAATTCATCTTCACAAACGTGGTTCCGGGAAGTCCACGACTTTTTACATCTGTCATTGCAGTCCACAG ggCCTATGAAACATCAAAGATGTACCGGGACTTGAAACTGCGAGCAGCCCTTATTCAAAATAGGCAGTTAAGACTCTTGCCCCGCGAGCAAGTGTATGATAAAATCAACGGTGTTTGGAATTTATCCAGTGATCAG GGTAATCTTGGAACCTTTTTTATTACCAATGTTCGGATTGTGTGGCATGCCAACATGAATGAGAGCTTCAATGTCAGCATTCCCTATCTGCAGATT TGGTCAATCAGAATAAGAGACTCAAAGTTTGGCTTGGCTTTGGTGATAGAAAGTTCACGTCAG AGTGGCGGCTACGTGCTTGGATTTAAGATTGACCCTGCAGAAAAGCTTCAGGATGCACTTAAGGAAATCAACTCTTTGCACAAAGTCTACTCTGCAAACCCCATTTTTGGAGTTGAATTTGAAATGGAAGAGAAG CCCAAGCCACTGGAAGAACTCACAGTTGAACAGCCCCCTGATGATGTGGAAATCGAGCCCGATGAGCAGACTGATGCTTTCACT GCTTACTTCGCCGATGGAAACAAG CAACAAGACCGTGAGCCGGTTTTCTCGGAGGAGCTGGGCCTCGCCGTCGAAAAGTTGAAGGATGGTTTCACGCTTCAAGGCCTGTGGGAGGTTATGGGCTGA